One genomic segment of Tripterygium wilfordii isolate XIE 37 chromosome 9, ASM1340144v1, whole genome shotgun sequence includes these proteins:
- the LOC120005445 gene encoding N-alpha-acetyltransferase 35, NatC auxiliary subunit-like: MVTGEEASVEPDVLQNSSIPASENTVWVDCSPLLDAACKDLQDGELVRGENFNLFAAMSALEIMDPKMDSGIVFKYYSVDEAIQNGAAPIPISNDKTVDVQCTIDIMDHLLACEATWHKGHSLAQTVFACIYLLRPDRTASHALLHSYCKVIRATCKAVVSVVSDARTHEEEDIFTMSYGLPLNGDGDEKCLSMLNAVEETTSRQLRASKASSSKKRDIENIEPLQNNLDLEEGYCKALLCRLRFRKHFFHLLTCMRRPQGRGLELARKHIAFCMSELECMRKSAEYLRASAHGTCEDRIENNTTASGLKPIGFDASLNSRLSAPTPPRAIKILTWKKATEYFEKLLHDLNVICSYALDPVLEDVLRFVVQFQKSQPDLVARAHLQVLLVQDGKLYGRDPIFAVITKSSALPEVMKNHHVQKNECIVQLGQLVINMLKILCTNAAWQRRKLGKILQDWRVIYMQVELALRKELEEGSKISSDENACVKILKHILVWVEEQTYWIACRFIILGFELELYSPSEYCMVYWYLYVVLIKLAEKTHLKMTASYCTTKRKGKKKKDSPKVVAREAHIPPAVLFLQCHILLAEGLSMMFAALRNERMLLQSRSPFNSEQERFIQHFELLLKSCVPDHISYSSFQESTSYVRLSTLVRYNYFKDAHRIAKEVRSSFSNDPEKLAELKRLEQVAEHNGIALNIICREGTLDPSLKLSFEFIHHPYLATAVIKRS; encoded by the exons ATGGTTACAGGGGAGGAGGCATCCGTGGAGCCTGACGTTCTCCAGAACTCCTCCATCCCCGCCAGCGAGAATACCGTGTGGGTCGACTGTTCTCCTCTTCTCGATGCAGCTTGTAAAG ATCTTCAAGATGGTGAGCTTGTTCGTGGAGAAAACTTCAATCTTTTTGCTGCAATGTCTGCTTTAGAG ATAATGGACCCAAAGATGGATTCGGGTATTGTTTTCAAATACTACTCTGTAGATGAAGCCATTCAAAATGGTGCTGCTCCAATTCCTATAAGCAATGACAAGACTGTTGATGTGCAGTGCACAATTGACATCATGGACCATCTTCTAGCATGTGAG GCCACATGGCACAAGGGTCACTCATTGGCACAAACTGTCTTTGCTTGCATCTATCTTCTGCGACCTGACAGGACAGCTTCACATGCCTTGTTACATTCTTATTGCAAAGTCATACGAGCAACATGCAAGGCAGTTGTTTCAGTTGTTTCAGATGCACGAACACATGAA GAAGAGGATATCTTTACAATGTCATATGGTCTTCCTTTGAATGGGGATGGAGATGAGAAGTGTTTGTCAATGTTAAATGCTGTTGAAGAAACAACTTCGCGCCAATTGCGTGCCTCTAAAGCCTCATCATCGAAAAAGAGAGACATTGAGA ATATAGAGCCATTACAGAATAATCTTGATTTGGAAGAAGGCTAttgcaaagctttgttatgcCGCTTACGCTTTCGTAAG cATTTTTTCCATCTTCTTACATGTATGAGACGACCTCAAGGAAGAGGCTTGGAGTTGGCAAGAAAACATATAGCCTTCTGCATGTCAGAATTAGAATGCATGCGTAAATCGGCTGAATACCTTAGGGCTAGTGCTCATGGGACTTGTGAAGACAGGATAGAAAATAATACGACTGCCTCTGGTCTTAAACCAATTGGATTTGATGCTAGTTTAAACAGCAGGTTATCTGCCCCAACACCTCCTCGTGCTATTAAAATTCTTACTTGGAAAAAG GCTACTGAATATTTTGAGAAACTTCTCCATGATCTTAATGTTATATGTTCATATGCATTGGACCCGGTTTTAGAAGATGTTTTGCGTTTTGTGGTTCAGTTCCAAAAATCACAACCAGATTTGGTTGCAAGAGCTCATCTCCAG GTGCTCCTGGTTCAAGATGGAAAACTCTATGGCCGTGATCCTATCTTTGCTGTAATTACTAAATCTTCAGCATTGCCTGAAGTAATGAAGAATCATCATGTTCAAAAAAATGAATGCATTGTACAACTTGGACAG TTAGTGATCAATATGCTCAAGATTCTTTGTACAAATGCCGCCTGGCAAAGGCGTAAGCTTGGAAAAATTTTGCAGGATTGGCGTGTTATATATATGCAG GTAGAGCTTGCTCTCAGAAAGGAGCTGGAGGAAGGCTCAAAAATTTCAAGTGATGAG AATGCATGTGTGAAAATATTGAAACACATCCTCGTTTGGGTAGAAGAACAAACATACTGGATTGCTTGTCGTTTTATCATTCTGGGTTTCGAGTTAGAACTCTATTCCCCTAGTGAATACTGCATGGTATACTGGTATCTATATGTTGTCTTGATCAAGCTTGCCGAGAAAACACATCTTAAGATGACGGCGAGTTATTGCACCA CTAAacgaaaaggaaagaaaaaaaaggattcACCAAAGGTTGTGGCAAGGGAAGCTCATATCCCACCAGCTGTCTTGTTTCTACAGTGCCATATATTGCTTGCCGAAGGGCTCTCCATG ATGTTTGCTGCTTTGAGGAATGAACGAATGCTTTTACAGAGTCGAAGCCCTTTTAATTCTGAGCAAGAG AGATTCATTCAACATTTCGAGCTTCTACTGAAATCTTGCGTTCCTGATCACATCTCATACTCATCATTCCAAGAATCCACATCATACGTGCGCTTGTCC ACCCTCGTCAGGTACAACTACTTTAAAGATGCTCATAGGATAGCAAAAGAGGTCAGAAGCAGTTTTTCAAATGACCCAGAAAAATTAGCAGAACTCAAGAGACTAGAGCAAGTGGCAGAGCACAATGGCATCGCCTTGAACATCATTTGCAGGGAAGGAACTCTTGACCCATCACTAAAGCTTTCCTTTGAGTTCATCCACCATCCGTATCTCGCTACTGCCGTTATCAAGAGATCTTGA
- the LOC120006311 gene encoding LOW QUALITY PROTEIN: probable glycosyltransferase At5g20260 (The sequence of the model RefSeq protein was modified relative to this genomic sequence to represent the inferred CDS: inserted 1 base in 1 codon) — translation MEKRFKVWVYREGELPLAHGGPTNDIYSIEGQFMSEMESENSRFIARNPDEAHAFLIPISVVNIISYLYKPLVXYKRDQLQRVVSDYVDVVAAKYPYWNRSSGADHFLLSCHDWAPDISKANPEKYKHFIRALCNANTTEGFEPQRDVSIPEINLPRGKLTPAGEKGLSPNNRTILAFFAGGAHGYIRKVLLDHWKENDSEIQVHEYLKNKKDYFKSMAQSKYCLSPSGYEVASPRVVTAMKVGCVPVIISDNYALPFSDVLDWSKFSIHIPSAKIPEIRTILEGIPHQDYLKMQKRVRQVSRHFVVNRPAQPFDVIHMMLHSVWLRRLNFRLPSLMAS, via the exons ATGGAGAAGAGATTCAAGGTGTGGGTGTACAGGGAAGGAGAGCTGCCGTTGGCCCACGGTGGTCCGACGAACGACATCTACAGTATTGAAGGGCAGTTCATGAGCGAGATGGAGAGTGAGAACAGCCGCTTCATTGCTCGTAATCCTGACGAGGCGCATGCTTTCTTGATCCCAATTAGTGTCGTCAATATCATTAGCTACCTTTACAAGCCTCTTG ACTACAAACGAGACCAGCTGCAGCGCGTGGTTTCTGATTATGTTGATGTTGTTGCTGCGAAGTATCCTTATTGGAACAGAAGCAGTGGTGCTGatcatttccttctttcttgtcATGATTGG GCACCAGATATTTCAAAGGCTAATCCTGAGAAGTACAAGCATTTCATTAGAGCTCTGTGCAATGCCAACACAACAGAAGGTTTTGAGCCCCAGAGAGATGTCTCAATACCAGAAATCAACCTCCCTCGCGGAAAGCTAACCCCTGCCGGTGAGAAAGGTCTGAGCCCCAACAATCGTACGATCTTGGCGTTCTTCGCTGGAGGGGCCCATGGGTATATAAGGAAGGTTTTATTAGATCACTGGAAGGAAAATGACAGTGAAATTCAGGTCCATGAGTACCTTAAGAACAAAAAGGACTATTTCAAGTCAATGGCACAAAGCAAGTATTGTTTGTCCCCAAGTGGGTATGAAGTAGCTAGTCCTAGAGTGGTCACAGCAATGAAAGTGGGTTGTGTTCCTGTGATAATCTCTGATAATTATGCATTGCCATTCAGTGATGTTCTTGATTGGAGTAAGTTCTCAATACACATTCCGTCCGCGAAAATACCAGAAATTAGGACAATTTTGGAAGGGATTCCTCATCAGGACTATCTGAAGATGCAAAAGAGGGTGAGACAAGTGAGTAGGCATTTTGTGGTGAATAGACCAGCCCAGCCTTTTGATGTTATTCATATGATGCTTCACTCTGTTTGGCTGAGGAGGCTAAACTTTAGACTCCCATCTTTAATGGCTTCATGA
- the LOC120005407 gene encoding probable glycosyltransferase At5g20260: MAATSASRSSSSSSMSFVGFASIILTFLLALFLLFYLPSLNQNIYNTLVTNFFISSSSPSSSSPLPMPPTSISNSITNGTSFKNLDESKKKEKNSVERIEEGLARARAAIVEASLIKKNYNYTWEKQHVYFPRGSIYRNPYAFHQ, encoded by the exons ATGGCAGCAACTTCTGCTTctcgatcatcatcatcatcatcaatgagTTTTGTAGGGTTTGCTTCCATAATTTTAACATTCCTTCTTGCTCTATTTCTTCTCTTCTACTTACCTTCTTTGAACCAAAACATATACAATACTCTTGTCACCAACTTCTTCATATCATCATCCTCTCCATCATCGTCATCTCCTCTTCCCATGCCGCCAACTTCTATTAGTAATAGCATCACTAATGGCACCAGTTTCAAAAACCTCGATGAGTCTAAGAAA AAGGAGAAGAATAGTGTGGAGAGGATTGAAGAAGGATTAGCCAGAGCTCGTGCAGCGATAGTCGAAGCTTCTTTGATAAAGAAGAACTATAACTATACATGGGAGAAACAACATGTTTATTTTCCTAGAGGATCAATTTACAGGAATCCATATGCTTTTCATCAgtaa